Proteins encoded together in one Lathamus discolor isolate bLatDis1 chromosome 3, bLatDis1.hap1, whole genome shotgun sequence window:
- the LOC136010864 gene encoding LOW QUALITY PROTEIN: transmembrane protein 121-like (The sequence of the model RefSeq protein was modified relative to this genomic sequence to represent the inferred CDS: inserted 2 bases in 1 codon), translating to MVLPPPDKRHVCLTTIVIMTSMAFMDAYLVEQNQGPRKIGVCIIVLVGDICFLIVLRYVAVWVGAEVKTAKRGYAMILWFLYIFVLEIKLYFIFQNYKADKKNLETVARKALTLLLSICVPGLYLVLVALDSMEYIRTFRKKEDLRGRLFWVALDLLDILDIQANLWEPHRTGLPIWAEGLMFFYCYILLLILPCVSLSEISMQGEHIAPQKMMLYPVLSLVTINIVTIFIRAINMVLFQDSRVSTIFIGKNIIAIATKACTFLEYKRQVKEFPXWKLQQNSLSHSQSIHSTQGIPHEPSPMREILDP from the exons ATGGTGCTGCCACCGCCCGACAAGCGCCATGTCTGTTTGACCACCATCGTCATCATGACCAGCATGGCCTTCATGGACGCGTACCTGGTGGAGCAGAACCAAGGGCCCCGCAAGATTGGTGTCTGCATCATCGTGCTGGTGGGGGACATCTGCTTCCTCATCGTGCTGCGCTACGTGGCGGTGTGGGTGGGGGCAGAGGTGAAGACAGCCAAGCGGGGCTATGCCATGATCCTGTGGTTCCTCTACATCTTCGTGCTGGAGATCAAGCTGTATTTCATCTTCCAGAATTACAAAGCAGACAAGAAGAACCTGGAGACAGTGGCCAGGAAAGCTCTGACCCTGCTCCTCTCTATTTGTGTGCCAGGGCTCTACCTGGTGCTGGTGGCCTTGGACAGCATGGAGTACATACGGACCTTTCGGAAGAAAGAGGACTTGCGGGGACGCCTCTTCTGGGTGGCCCTTGACCTGCTAGATATCTTGGACATCCAGGCCAACCTGTGGGAGCCGCACAGGACCGGCCTGCCCATCTGGGCAGAGGGGCTCATGTTCTTCTACTGCTACATACTCCTCCTGATCCTGCCCTGTGTGTCCCTCAGTGAGATCAGCATGCAAGGGGAGCACATTGCCCCACAAAAAATGATGCTCTACCCTGTCCTCAGCCTGGTCACTATTAACATCGTCACCATCTTCATCCGGGCTATCAACATGGTCTTGTTCCAGGACAGCAGGGTTTCCACCATTTTTATTGGCAAGAACATCATCGCAATTGCCACCAAGGCGTGCACCTTCCTCGAGTACAAGCGGCAGGTGAAGGAGTTCCC CTGGAAGCTCCAGCAGAACTCCCTCTCCCACAGCCAGAGCATCCACAGCACACAGGGCATCCCTCACGAGCCATCACCCATGAGGGAGATCCTTGACCCATGA